One genomic window of Campylobacter curvus includes the following:
- a CDS encoding leucyl aminopeptidase, which yields MQFQIINKKLNEIKADLELVFVVDKNLKHKFIKDQKIFKFTNYKGDGVLLLPESARLYVDVAKLEYNELRIAAAKAYNAVKNLNIKSIKLGSYLVGCGKMSFQCLVEGFLLGAYEFDKYKEKKQTCALKEIIFSAEEFGGGKVDVAKAELGFKNGSVIAAATNFTKDIVNEIPEIYTPVKMADDAQNLAKSLKNVTCKVHDEKFLEKEKMGAFLAVNRASVHPPRLIHLTYKPKNAKKKIIFVGKGLTYDSGGLSLKPADYMLTMKADKSGAAAALGIIKGASELELPFEIHAILGATENMIGGNAYKPDDVLISRSGVTIEVRNTDAEGRLVLADCLSYAQDFKPDLLIDMATLTGACVVGLGEYTSGIMGNNEELKSEFKAKAAKSGEYATILEFNPHLRELVKSQIADISNTASSRYGGAITAGIFLDKFIKEEFKDKWIHLDIAGPAYLEKAWGYNQAGASGAGVRMNLYYLNALAKEL from the coding sequence ATGCAATTTCAAATAATAAATAAAAAACTTAACGAAATAAAAGCCGATTTAGAGCTCGTTTTCGTCGTGGATAAAAATTTAAAGCATAAATTCATAAAAGATCAAAAGATCTTTAAATTTACAAACTATAAAGGCGACGGCGTGCTGCTTTTACCGGAGAGTGCGAGGCTTTACGTAGATGTAGCAAAGCTCGAATACAACGAGCTAAGGATCGCTGCGGCAAAGGCTTATAACGCTGTAAAAAATCTAAATATAAAAAGCATAAAGCTCGGATCATATCTGGTAGGATGCGGCAAAATGAGCTTTCAATGCCTTGTCGAGGGCTTTTTGCTGGGAGCGTATGAATTTGACAAATACAAAGAAAAAAAGCAAACTTGCGCATTAAAAGAGATAATCTTTAGCGCGGAAGAATTTGGCGGCGGCAAAGTAGATGTAGCAAAGGCCGAGCTTGGCTTTAAAAACGGCTCCGTCATCGCAGCTGCGACAAATTTCACCAAAGACATCGTAAATGAAATTCCTGAAATTTACACTCCCGTAAAGATGGCGGACGACGCGCAAAATTTAGCTAAAAGCCTAAAAAACGTCACTTGCAAGGTGCATGACGAGAAATTTTTAGAGAAAGAAAAGATGGGCGCATTTTTAGCGGTAAATCGCGCGAGCGTGCATCCGCCGCGTCTCATACATCTAACCTACAAGCCAAAAAACGCAAAGAAAAAGATCATCTTTGTCGGCAAAGGACTCACGTATGATAGCGGCGGGCTGAGCTTAAAGCCGGCTGATTATATGCTAACGATGAAAGCCGACAAAAGCGGGGCTGCGGCGGCGCTTGGGATCATAAAGGGCGCAAGCGAGCTGGAGCTGCCGTTTGAAATCCACGCCATTTTGGGTGCGACTGAAAATATGATCGGCGGCAACGCATATAAGCCTGATGACGTGCTGATCTCACGAAGCGGTGTAACGATCGAGGTTCGAAATACCGACGCCGAGGGCAGGCTCGTGCTGGCTGATTGCCTTAGCTACGCGCAGGATTTTAAGCCAGACCTTCTCATCGACATGGCGACGCTCACGGGTGCTTGTGTCGTGGGACTTGGCGAATACACAAGCGGCATAATGGGAAATAACGAGGAGCTAAAAAGCGAGTTTAAAGCAAAGGCGGCAAAAAGCGGCGAATACGCTACCATTTTAGAATTTAACCCGCACCTGCGTGAGCTTGTAAAAAGCCAGATCGCAGACATCTCAAACACCGCATCAAGTAGATACGGCGGAGCGATAACGGCGGGGATTTTTCTCGATAAATTTATAAAAGAAGAGTTTAAAGACAAGTGGATACACCTTGACATCGCGGGACCTGCGTATCTGGAAAAAGCATGGGGATACAACCAAGCGGGTGCGAGCGGCGCTGGCGTGCGGATGAATCTATACTACCTAAACGCGCTTGCAAAGGAGCTGTGA
- a CDS encoding DedA family protein — protein sequence MEEFFIKLLTEYGYIILFVWCIMEGEMALIMAGILAHTTHMHIIVAIFVAGLGGFCGDQIYFYLGRYNKKYIAKKLHAQRRKFAIAHIMLKKYGWPIIFMQRYMYGFRVIIPLCIGLTGYSAKKYAFINLISAWCWAAITVIPAWILGEHILEILKEAKEHWYFAIPIVLVFLSALLYIFRRIENKILYERRHRNAISNNK from the coding sequence ATGGAAGAATTTTTCATAAAACTACTCACGGAGTACGGTTACATCATACTTTTTGTATGGTGTATAATGGAGGGCGAGATGGCTCTCATAATGGCTGGTATCCTAGCCCATACCACGCATATGCACATCATCGTCGCAATATTCGTTGCAGGTCTTGGCGGCTTTTGCGGCGATCAAATTTATTTCTATCTTGGGCGCTATAACAAAAAATACATCGCCAAAAAGCTCCACGCACAGCGGCGTAAATTTGCCATCGCGCATATAATGCTCAAAAAATACGGCTGGCCGATCATCTTTATGCAGCGCTATATGTATGGCTTTCGCGTGATAATCCCGCTTTGTATCGGCCTTACCGGCTATAGCGCGAAAAAATATGCTTTCATAAATTTAATAAGCGCTTGGTGCTGGGCGGCGATAACGGTCATACCTGCATGGATTTTAGGCGAGCATATACTTGAAATTTTAAAAGAGGCCAAAGAGCACTGGTATTTTGCCATACCTATCGTGCTGGTATTTTTGTCCGCTTTACTTTATATATTCAGGCGTATCGAAAATAAAATTTTATACGAGAGGAGACACAGAAATGCAATTTCAAATAATAAATAA
- a CDS encoding adenine phosphoribosyltransferase, translating to MKELNKKEKEYLLNSIRAVKDFPKPGIVFRDITTLLNDKEAFNFLMDHLTARYENFEIDFIAGIESRGFIFGAALAARLRLPFVPIRKPKKLPYITISQKYSLEYGVDEVQIHIDAFGEKEGARVLLIDDLIATGGTAKASVELIDQTKAKCVEACFLIDLKELGGSGTLKKLTKIYSVLEI from the coding sequence ATGAAAGAGCTGAACAAAAAGGAAAAAGAGTATTTGCTAAATTCCATCAGGGCGGTAAAGGACTTTCCAAAGCCCGGTATCGTGTTTCGCGATATCACGACGCTTTTAAACGATAAAGAGGCGTTTAACTTTTTGATGGATCATTTGACTGCCAGATATGAAAATTTTGAGATCGATTTCATCGCCGGTATCGAGTCGCGAGGCTTCATATTTGGAGCTGCGCTGGCTGCGCGTTTGAGGCTACCATTTGTGCCGATACGAAAGCCTAAAAAGCTGCCCTATATCACAATCTCGCAAAAATATAGCCTCGAATACGGCGTCGATGAAGTGCAAATTCATATTGACGCATTTGGTGAAAAAGAGGGTGCGCGGGTGCTTCTCATCGATGATCTCATCGCCACTGGCGGCACGGCAAAGGCATCTGTCGAGCTCATCGATCAAACCAAAGCAAAATGCGTCGAGGCGTGCTTTCTCATCGATCTAAAAGAGCTCGGCGGCAGCGGCACTCTAAAAAAACTCACTAAAATTTACAGCGTATTAGAGATTTAA
- a CDS encoding membrane protein: MISDWLFLTFLICVCIYLTVMVFYFKTLLKKERTTKDFMKNNLQDTEIVIRKLQIQLQRSLGNIDILTDELNKTKNDVTSLRTRNSQYRLENDKLRQRIRELEGKIEALL, translated from the coding sequence ATGATAAGTGACTGGCTATTTCTCACATTTTTGATCTGCGTTTGTATCTACCTAACGGTGATGGTTTTTTACTTTAAAACGCTTTTGAAAAAGGAGCGCACGACTAAAGACTTCATGAAAAACAACCTTCAAGATACAGAGATCGTCATACGAAAGCTTCAGATCCAGCTGCAAAGAAGTCTCGGAAATATCGACATCTTGACCGACGAACTAAACAAAACCAAAAACGACGTGACGTCGCTTCGCACTAGAAATTCTCAATACCGCCTCGAAAATGACAAACTTCGTCAGCGTATCCGCGAGCTAGAGGGCAAGATCGAAGCGCTACTATAA
- the rpiB gene encoding ribose 5-phosphate isomerase B: MDIEKIFIASDHAGFELKNELKTILSNLGHEVIDLGTNDGKTSVDYPDFAHSMAKNLAPKCYGVLICGTGIGISIAANRHQNIRCALCHDEFTARLAREHNDANVIAFGARVIGAGVAGEMLKVFFSTEFQGGRHERRVGKIEPNKEIS, translated from the coding sequence ATGGACATAGAAAAAATCTTCATCGCGAGCGATCATGCAGGTTTTGAGCTAAAAAACGAGCTAAAAACGATCCTCTCAAATTTAGGACACGAAGTCATCGATCTGGGAACTAATGATGGCAAAACGAGCGTCGATTATCCTGATTTTGCACATTCGATGGCTAAAAATTTAGCGCCTAAATGCTACGGAGTGCTGATATGCGGCACCGGCATCGGTATCAGCATCGCTGCAAACAGACACCAAAATATCCGCTGCGCCCTTTGTCACGACGAATTTACCGCTCGTCTAGCAAGAGAACACAACGACGCAAATGTAATAGCCTTTGGCGCCAGAGTCATCGGCGCTGGCGTGGCTGGCGAAATGCTAAAGGTATTTTTTAGCACGGAATTTCAGGGTGGCAGACATGAGCGCAGAGTCGGCAAGATCGAGCCAAATAAGGAAATTTCATGA